Proteins from a genomic interval of Trifolium pratense cultivar HEN17-A07 linkage group LG6, ARS_RC_1.1, whole genome shotgun sequence:
- the LOC123890813 gene encoding ABSCISIC ACID-INSENSITIVE 5-like protein 2, with amino-acid sequence MGSHGGATIQEAKTGTLAKEGSLYNLTLDEVQNQLGNLGKPLGSMNLDELLKSLWTSEAAQASGLDSSATDGYMQNGQLASGSSMNPLNLSGDLSKKTIDEVWRDMQQKKSSSQDRRTATATLGEMTLEDFLMKAGVATETFPSEDNAMSGRVDSQSQEQHNASQAQHGHWMQYQIPSAQQQQQQHQHQNNQNNMMTGFAGYMAGHVVQHPVLDAGYTEAMLSLSPSSLMANSSDTQTQGRKRVASGVVVEKTVERRQKRMIKNRESAARSRARKQAYTQELEIKVSHLEEENERLKRQHEIERVLPSMPPPDPKHQLRRTSSAPL; translated from the exons ATGGGATCTCATGGTggagcaacaattcaagaggcAAAGACTGGAACTTTGGCTAAAGAAGGATCTTTGTATAATCTCACACTTGATGAGGTTCAAAATCAGCTTGGAAATTTAGGGAAACCCTTAGGAAGTATGAATCTAGATGAACTACTTAAGAGTTTGTGGACATCTGAAGCTGCTCAAGCTTCTGGATTGGATTCTAGTGCTACTGATGGTTACATGCAGAATGGTCAACTAGCTTCTGGTTCATCTATGAATCCATTAAATCTTTCTGGTGACCTTAGTAAGAAGACTATTGATGAGGTTTGGAGAGACATGCAACAGAAGAAGAGTAGTAGTCAGGATAGGAGAACAGCTACTGCTACACTAGGTGAGATGACTTTGGAAGATTTCTTGATGAAAGCTGGTGTGGCTACTGAAACTTTTCCTTCTGAGGATAATGCTATGTCAGGAAGGGTTGATTCTCAATCTCAAGAACAACATAATGCATCTCAGGCTCAGCATGGTCATTGGATGCAGTACCAAATCCCTTCGGctcagcaacaacaacaacagcatcAGCATCAAAATAATCAGAATAATATGATGACTGGTTTTGCAGGTTATATGGCTGGTCATGTGGTTCAACATCCTGTTTTGGATGCAGGATACACTGAAGCAATGTTGAGTTTGTCGCCGTCTTCTTTAATGGCTAATTcgtcagatacacaaactcaAGGGAGGAAAAGAGTTGCCTCTGGTGTTGTGGTTGAGAAAACTGTGGAGAGGAGGCAGAAGAGGATGATTAAGAATAGGGAATCTGCAGCTCGGTCGCGGGCTAGAAAACag GCTTACACACAAGAACTGGAGATCAAAGTTTCGCATTTAGAAGAAGAGAATGAAAGGCTTAAACGACAACAC GAGATAGAGAGAGTGTTGCCAAGTATGCCACCACCAGACCCTAAGCATCAGCTGCGCAGAACTAGCTCAGCTCCACTTTGA